In Pseudophryne corroboree isolate aPseCor3 chromosome 7, aPseCor3.hap2, whole genome shotgun sequence, a single window of DNA contains:
- the LOC134943989 gene encoding modulator of apoptosis 1-like — MEGLTGDDIYHWCQRKGVNPQKCIGVGGELMETSDDTLLRKVSTLYGVIRPNIVDNWDDEAGRKIAVLVETDKELDVNLIPLMIIADEETGKRWSIIGPNIREENITSIPISAVISPEGVDKGEASGNGHTATNVNGGQFETMVDRVVSQLERWHYEGSYRRLRIFSGIVPVPTGEEPYESWKDAAVQQAEEWQCPDKIKRQRVVESLRGPAMGIIQAARRSNPNANLETYLEVLDYVYGTMEDVGDLLSRLHHTFQEPSEKLSAYVIRIDKLLYKIVEKKGSLEMK, encoded by the coding sequence ATGGAAGGATTAACTGGAGACGATATTTACCACTGGTGTCAGAGGAAGGGGgtaaacccccaaaagtgtattggAGTAGGAGGAGAGTTAATGGAAACTTCGGATGACACTCTGTTAAGAAAAGTGAGTACCCTGTACGGAGTAATAAGACCAAatatagtggacaactgggatgacgAAGCAGGAAGAAAGATTGCTGTCTTGGTTGAAACGGATAAAGAATTGGACGTGAATTTGATACCATTAATGATAATAGCTGATGAAGAAACAGGAAAAAGATGGTCCATAATTGGTCCTAATATCAGAGAAGAAAATATCACCAGTATACCCATCTCGGCCGTGATCTCACCAGAGGGAGTAGACAAAGGAGAAGCTAGTGGAAATGGACACACTGCTACAAATGTAAATGGTGGACAATTCGAAACCATGGTAGATAGGGTGGTCTCCCAACTTGAGAGATGGCATTATGAAGGGAGTTATCGGAGGTTGAGGATCTTTTCTGGTATTGTACCCGTACCCACCGGAGAAGAACCGTATGAATCATGGAAAGATGCCGCCGTTCAACAAGCAGAGGAATGGCAATGTCCTGATAAAATAAAGAGACAACGAGTGGTGGAGAGTCTACGAGGCCCAGCCATGGGGATAATACAAGCAGCCAGGAGAAGTAATCCAAATGCCAATCTGGAGACCTACCTCGAGGTCTTGGATTATGTGTATGGTACTATGGAAGATGTAGGGGATCTGTTATCCAGATTACACCACACGTTTCAAGAGCCTAGTGAGAAACTGAGCGCTTATGTTATAAGAATAGATAAACTACTGTATAAGATAGTGGAAAAAAAGGGATCACTCGAGATGAAGTAG